A stretch of Henckelia pumila isolate YLH828 chromosome 4, ASM3356847v2, whole genome shotgun sequence DNA encodes these proteins:
- the LOC140859904 gene encoding protein DOWNY MILDEW RESISTANCE 6-like isoform X2, translating to METKVISGIQFSSLPASYIRPEHERPKLSEVMECENVPVIDLGCEDKSLTIKQIGLACQEYGFFQVINHGVSKEAVDRILEVAHEFFSLPVEEKMKLYSDDPSKTMRLSTSFNVKKETVHNWRDYLRLHCYPLDKYVPEWPSLPSSFKDVVSSYCKEVRQLGLRLQEAISESLGLDKDNLKNILGEQGQHMAVNYYPACPEPELTYGLPAHTDPNALTILLQDLQVAGLQVLKNGKWMAIKPHPYAFVINIGDQLQENNNCNLCHMCKNPNMMLKLPCYNKKNI from the exons ATGGAAACAAAAGTCATCAGCGGTATCCAGTTCTCCAGCCTTCCAGCTAGCTATATCCGTCCGGAACATGAGAGGCCCAAATTGTCTGAAGTTATGGAGTGCGAAAACGTTCCGGTCATTGACTTGGGATGTGAAGATAAAAGCTTAACCATCAAACAAATAGGCCTTGCCTGTCAAGAATATGGCTTCTTTCAG gtgatcaatcatGGAGTATCAAAGGAAGCTGTGGATAGAATCCTAGAGGTGGCTCATGAATTTTTTAGTTTACCAGTGGAAGAGAAGATGAAATTATATTCTGATGATCCTTCCAAAACTATGAGATTGTCTACAAGTTTTAATGTGAAAAAGGAGACAGTTCACAACTGGAGGGACTATCTCAGGCTTCACTGTTATCCCTTGGATAAATACGTCCCCGAGTGGCCTTCGCTTCCCTCTTCTTTCAA GGATGTTGTAAGCAGTTATTGCAAGGAAGTTCGACAACTTGGATTGAGGTTGCAGGAAGCTATATCAGAGAGCCTAGGTTTAGATAAAGACAACTTGAAGAACATATTAGGAGAACAAGGCCAACATATGGCCGTTAATTATTATCCGGCCTGCCCGGAACCGGAGCTGACATATGGATTACCGGCCCATACAGATCCAAATGCTCTCACCATTCTCCTTCAAGATTTGCAAGTAGCTGGGCTTCAAGTCCTTAAAAATGGAAAATGGATGGCTATAAAACCCCACCCCTATGCTTTTGTCATCAACATTGGTGATCAACTTCAG GAGAATAACAATTGTAACTTATGTCATATGTGCAAAAATCCCAACATGATGCTTAAGCTACCatgttataataaaaaaaacatttga
- the LOC140859904 gene encoding protein DOWNY MILDEW RESISTANCE 6-like isoform X1: METKVISGIQFSSLPASYIRPEHERPKLSEVMECENVPVIDLGCEDKSLTIKQIGLACQEYGFFQVINHGVSKEAVDRILEVAHEFFSLPVEEKMKLYSDDPSKTMRLSTSFNVKKETVHNWRDYLRLHCYPLDKYVPEWPSLPSSFKDVVSSYCKEVRQLGLRLQEAISESLGLDKDNLKNILGEQGQHMAVNYYPACPEPELTYGLPAHTDPNALTILLQDLQVAGLQVLKNGKWMAIKPHPYAFVINIGDQLQALSNGKYKSVWHRAVVNAAVPRLSVASFLCPCDNATISAPKSLASPAEPTIYRDFTYTEYYKKFWSRNLDQEHCLELFKN, from the exons ATGGAAACAAAAGTCATCAGCGGTATCCAGTTCTCCAGCCTTCCAGCTAGCTATATCCGTCCGGAACATGAGAGGCCCAAATTGTCTGAAGTTATGGAGTGCGAAAACGTTCCGGTCATTGACTTGGGATGTGAAGATAAAAGCTTAACCATCAAACAAATAGGCCTTGCCTGTCAAGAATATGGCTTCTTTCAG gtgatcaatcatGGAGTATCAAAGGAAGCTGTGGATAGAATCCTAGAGGTGGCTCATGAATTTTTTAGTTTACCAGTGGAAGAGAAGATGAAATTATATTCTGATGATCCTTCCAAAACTATGAGATTGTCTACAAGTTTTAATGTGAAAAAGGAGACAGTTCACAACTGGAGGGACTATCTCAGGCTTCACTGTTATCCCTTGGATAAATACGTCCCCGAGTGGCCTTCGCTTCCCTCTTCTTTCAA GGATGTTGTAAGCAGTTATTGCAAGGAAGTTCGACAACTTGGATTGAGGTTGCAGGAAGCTATATCAGAGAGCCTAGGTTTAGATAAAGACAACTTGAAGAACATATTAGGAGAACAAGGCCAACATATGGCCGTTAATTATTATCCGGCCTGCCCGGAACCGGAGCTGACATATGGATTACCGGCCCATACAGATCCAAATGCTCTCACCATTCTCCTTCAAGATTTGCAAGTAGCTGGGCTTCAAGTCCTTAAAAATGGAAAATGGATGGCTATAAAACCCCACCCCTATGCTTTTGTCATCAACATTGGTGATCAACTTCAG GCGCTGAGTAACGGAAAGTACAAAAGTGTTTGGCATCGAGCCGTTGTAAATGCAGctgtaccaagactctcagtaGCCTCCTTCCTCTGTCCATGCGATAACGCAACCATTAGTGCACCAAAATCACTTGCAAGCCCTGCGGAGCCAACTATTTATCGGGATTTCACATACACTGAGTATTACAAGAAATTCTGGAGCAGGAACTTGGATCAGGAACACTGTTTGGAACTTTTCAAGAACTAG